A stretch of the Aphanothece sacrum FPU1 genome encodes the following:
- a CDS encoding glycosyltransferase family 2 protein, which yields MNLILEGLLFLISLILSIPCGVLFMECLMSLFPGSTSLDIKLENEPNFKILIPAHNEDMVIDKTLISLLSQVKTPEQIIVIADNCTDKTAAIAQNFGVTVIERQDTEKRGKGYALDYGLNFLKNNHPDIIILVDADCYVTSGTIQLLAQQAQINGRPIQALYLLEKPTNPSPKDLISALAFLVKNQVRSTGLNRLGLPCLLAGTGMAFPWSVLQKVSLASGNIVEDMQLGIDLSLAGYSPQFCPDAKVTGILPQESGAAKTQRTRWEHGHIKTLLTQVPRLLKEAIFQRRFDLFALALEVSVPPLSLLVMLWMIGMSMMVTAGLLGFSWLSTFILGIGGVFLIVGILSGWAKFGREEIPGSALISIPFYLLWKIPLYFTFLIRPQSQWVRTKRDLS from the coding sequence ATGAATTTAATTTTAGAAGGATTATTATTCCTAATTTCCCTCATCCTTTCTATCCCTTGTGGGGTATTATTTATGGAATGTTTAATGTCCCTTTTTCCTGGTTCTACTTCTTTAGATATTAAGTTAGAGAATGAACCTAATTTCAAAATTTTAATTCCGGCTCATAATGAAGATATGGTCATTGATAAAACTTTGATATCTTTATTATCTCAGGTAAAAACACCAGAGCAAATTATCGTTATTGCTGATAATTGTACTGACAAAACAGCCGCGATCGCTCAAAATTTTGGAGTAACAGTTATTGAACGCCAAGATACAGAAAAACGGGGCAAAGGTTATGCCCTAGATTATGGGTTAAATTTCCTCAAAAATAATCACCCTGATATTATTATTTTAGTTGATGCTGACTGTTATGTAACATCAGGAACTATTCAACTTTTAGCACAACAAGCACAAATAAATGGTAGACCGATACAAGCTTTATATTTATTAGAAAAACCAACTAATCCTAGTCCGAAAGATCTAATTTCTGCCTTAGCATTTTTAGTTAAAAATCAAGTTCGTTCCACAGGGTTAAACCGTTTAGGACTGCCTTGTTTATTAGCAGGAACAGGAATGGCTTTTCCTTGGTCAGTATTACAAAAAGTCTCTTTGGCAAGTGGTAATATTGTTGAAGATATGCAATTAGGCATTGATTTATCTTTAGCTGGATATTCTCCTCAATTTTGTCCTGATGCTAAGGTAACAGGAATTTTACCTCAAGAGTCGGGTGCGGCGAAAACTCAAAGAACTCGTTGGGAACATGGTCATATTAAAACTCTTTTAACTCAAGTTCCTCGGTTATTAAAAGAGGCAATTTTTCAAAGACGTTTTGATCTATTTGCCCTAGCTTTAGAAGTAAGTGTACCACCTTTATCTTTATTAGTAATGCTTTGGATGATAGGAATGAGTATGATGGTAACAGCCGGATTGTTAGGATTTTCTTGGTTATCTACTTTTATTTTAGGCATAGGTGGTGTATTCTTAATTGTGGGTATTTTAAGTGGTTGGGCTAAATTTGGACGGGAAGAAATTCCAGGTTCAGCTTTAATTTCTATACCTTTTTATTTACTTTGGAAAATTCCTCTCTATTTTACTTTTTTAATTCGTCCCCAGTCACAATGGGTTAGAACTAAACGGGATTTATCTTAG
- a CDS encoding glycosyltransferase, with protein sequence MKIAYLVNQYPSISHSFIRREILAIEALGVPITRFSLRSSVGKVVDEADQQELDKTNVVLGVGVIGLLTSLLKVFLTRPNRWLQAFILTLKLGWHSDRGILLHCAYLAEACVLLDRFSELNISHFHAHFGTNSTTVVLLNQVLGGPSYSFTVHGPEEFDKVGAISLPEKIKRAAFVVAISSYGKSQLYRWCEFTDWSKIHLIHCGLDDSFFSLPWQPITDELRLVCVGRLSEQKGQLLLVEAASKLVAQGYKFKLVLVGDGPLRTPIEEAIAYWHLEDTIEITGWATQTQVQQQILASRAMVLPSFAEGLPVVIMESLALGRPVISTYVAGIPELVVPGESGWLFAAGSVEALVTAMQTVLETPVSQLEEMGKIGAKKVAQQHNIIQEAQKLKQLFESVHLSPDSDL encoded by the coding sequence ATGAAAATTGCTTACTTAGTTAACCAATATCCCAGTATTAGCCATAGCTTTATTCGGCGAGAAATTTTGGCCATTGAAGCTTTGGGTGTTCCTATTACTCGATTTTCTTTACGTTCATCTGTTGGCAAAGTTGTTGATGAGGCAGACCAACAAGAATTAGACAAAACAAATGTTGTTTTAGGAGTGGGAGTGATTGGTTTATTAACCAGTCTTCTCAAAGTTTTTTTGACTCGTCCTAACCGTTGGTTACAAGCTTTTATCTTAACTCTAAAACTCGGTTGGCATTCAGACCGAGGGATTTTATTACATTGTGCTTATTTAGCAGAAGCTTGTGTTTTATTGGATCGTTTTTCTGAGTTAAATATCTCTCACTTTCATGCTCATTTTGGCACCAATTCTACAACTGTTGTTTTGTTAAATCAAGTTTTAGGGGGCCCATCCTATAGCTTTACTGTCCACGGCCCCGAAGAATTTGATAAAGTTGGGGCAATTTCTTTACCAGAAAAGATTAAACGGGCAGCTTTTGTGGTGGCTATTAGTTCTTATGGAAAGAGTCAACTTTATCGTTGGTGTGAGTTCACAGACTGGTCAAAAATTCATCTGATTCATTGTGGACTAGATGATTCATTCTTTTCTCTGCCTTGGCAACCTATTACAGATGAACTTCGTTTGGTTTGTGTGGGTCGTTTGAGTGAACAAAAGGGACAATTATTATTAGTTGAAGCGGCTAGTAAATTAGTTGCTCAAGGCTATAAATTTAAGTTGGTTTTAGTGGGAGATGGCCCCTTAAGAACACCCATTGAAGAAGCGATCGCTTATTGGCATTTAGAGGATACAATTGAGATTACAGGATGGGCAACTCAAACACAAGTTCAACAACAAATTTTAGCATCACGGGCGATGGTTTTACCAAGTTTTGCGGAAGGACTGCCCGTTGTTATTATGGAAAGTCTAGCTTTAGGTCGTCCTGTAATTAGCACTTATGTCGCAGGAATTCCTGAATTGGTAGTTCCTGGTGAGTCAGGATGGTTATTTGCTGCGGGTTCGGTTGAAGCTTTAGTGACGGCAATGCAAACTGTCTTAGAAACTCCTGTTTCTCAATTAGAAGAAATGGGAAAAATAGGAGCTAAAAAAGTTGCACAACAACATAATATTATTCAAGAAGCACAAAAGTTAAAACAATTATTTGAGTCTGTCCATCTATCACCTGATTCTGACCTATGA
- a CDS encoding glycosyltransferase, with product MNNLGIVIIGRNEGERLISCLQSLITELTDISKIPIVYVDSGSTDDSVKTAKSLGVQVIELDSYRPFTAARGRNTGFRFLIEQYPNLKYIQFIDGDCTIISGWLEQAINVLDNNKSLAIVCGRRAEKFPDATPYNRLADMEWNTPTGETTACGGDALMRVQALQEVNGFNDTLICGEEPEMCVRLRRQNWKILRLEADMTLHDAAMTKFSQWWSRMVRSGWATAEGRAMYGSSPERYMVRQSLRNWLWGVFLPLISLIFAWPTSGLSLLLLLGYPVLGWRIYKYRLSCGDLPSHARLYAFFCVLGKLPEVMGQVKYGLIQWRGQQATLIEYKLPVS from the coding sequence ATGAATAATTTAGGAATAGTCATCATTGGCAGAAATGAAGGAGAACGTCTAATTAGTTGCCTTCAATCATTAATTACTGAGCTTACCGATATTAGCAAAATTCCCATTGTTTATGTAGACTCAGGCTCAACTGATGATAGCGTTAAAACAGCAAAATCTCTAGGGGTTCAAGTCATCGAATTAGACTCATACCGTCCCTTTACTGCCGCTAGAGGCAGAAATACGGGATTTAGGTTTCTGATAGAGCAATATCCTAACTTAAAATATATTCAATTTATCGATGGAGATTGTACGATTATATCAGGATGGCTCGAACAAGCGATCAATGTATTAGATAATAATAAAAGTCTTGCTATTGTTTGTGGACGACGGGCAGAAAAATTTCCCGATGCTACTCCCTATAACCGCTTAGCGGATATGGAATGGAATACTCCCACAGGAGAAACAACCGCTTGTGGTGGTGACGCTTTAATGAGAGTACAAGCACTTCAAGAAGTTAATGGGTTCAATGATACTTTAATTTGTGGTGAAGAACCGGAAATGTGTGTCCGTTTGCGTCGTCAAAATTGGAAAATATTGCGCTTAGAAGCTGATATGACCCTTCATGATGCGGCAATGACCAAATTTAGTCAATGGTGGTCAAGAATGGTACGTTCAGGTTGGGCCACCGCAGAAGGTAGGGCCATGTATGGTTCATCACCTGAAAGATATATGGTACGTCAATCTTTGAGAAATTGGCTTTGGGGAGTGTTTCTACCCCTTATTTCCCTAATTTTTGCCTGGCCAACCTCTGGACTAAGTTTGTTATTGTTACTCGGTTATCCAGTTCTAGGATGGCGTATCTATAAATATCGCCTCAGTTGTGGAGATTTGCCCTCTCACGCGCGACTATATGCCTTTTTTTGTGTTTTAGGCAAATTACCAGAAGTCATGGGACAGGTCAAATATGGGTTAATACAATGGCGTGGTCAGCAAGCAACCTTGATTGAATATAAACTTCCCGTATCTTAA
- a CDS encoding D-alanyl-D-alanine carboxypeptidase produces MQPTRYWLNPLAIIATATLFLGTPALANETNSITIESDQVQEEEIIEIEVTPPDINPSGACAASIEPIINNIIGRYQNNWGILVEKLEDRTLLYNHNADKYFIPASNNKIFTTAAALQRLNPYSKIGSKSLQNWVNVTNIRSNNYYADTLLRHIGGPNAAKAALAQLGVNPNSFRQVDGSGLSRNNIATPRALVETLRAMYYSPARDMFYSSLPIAGITGTLTNRMKRTSAQGTVSAKTGTLRGVRALSGYVNHPQLGLLVFSILANNSNVSGSALVGSIDKMVLQLSAFQPCN; encoded by the coding sequence ATGCAACCAACCCGTTATTGGCTTAATCCTCTAGCAATTATTGCCACGGCTACCCTATTTTTGGGAACCCCTGCTTTGGCGAACGAGACAAACTCAATAACGATAGAATCTGATCAGGTTCAAGAAGAAGAAATTATTGAAATTGAGGTAACACCACCAGATATTAACCCATCTGGTGCTTGTGCCGCTTCTATTGAACCAATTATTAATAATATTATCGGTCGTTATCAAAATAATTGGGGTATTTTAGTCGAAAAATTAGAGGATAGAACTCTATTATATAATCACAACGCTGATAAATATTTTATCCCTGCTTCTAATAACAAAATATTTACTACTGCTGCTGCTTTACAAAGATTAAATCCCTACTCAAAAATTGGCTCAAAATCTCTACAAAATTGGGTTAATGTAACCAATATTAGAAGTAATAATTATTATGCTGATACCCTCTTACGTCACATTGGAGGGCCAAACGCAGCTAAAGCAGCTTTAGCTCAACTTGGGGTTAATCCTAACAGTTTTCGTCAAGTGGATGGTTCAGGATTATCTCGTAACAATATAGCAACTCCAAGGGCTTTAGTAGAAACCTTACGAGCGATGTATTATAGTCCTGCTAGGGATATGTTCTATTCTTCCTTACCCATTGCGGGAATCACAGGAACTTTGACAAACCGTATGAAAAGAACATCTGCTCAGGGAACAGTATCCGCTAAAACAGGCACATTGAGAGGGGTTCGCGCTTTGTCAGGTTATGTAAACCATCCTCAATTGGGATTACTTGTATTTAGTATACTAGCTAATAACTCGAATGTATCCGGCTCCGCGTTAGTCGGTTCCATTGATAAAATGGTTTTACAATTGAGTGCCTTCCAACCTTGTAATTAA
- a CDS encoding precorrin-8X methylmutase has translation MEWHLTDAQSLAIIDHEIGDTSFSPAEYEIIRRVIYQTADFEYLSLLRFSESAFSSGAAALAARCTIIVDVPMVQVGIVPNLQETFANPVYCSTQTITRPQKTKTKTAWGMETLAQRYPEAIFVIGDSQTCLTSLVELVEEEQIKPALVIGTPAGFIGADVAKERLQDSQIPHITVDSRKGSAVVAVAIVNGLLDLAWQAYGQTGRGVNIS, from the coding sequence ATGGAATGGCATCTGACGGACGCTCAAAGTTTGGCCATCATTGACCATGAAATCGGTGATACTTCCTTTTCCCCGGCGGAATATGAGATTATCCGTCGGGTTATCTATCAAACGGCAGATTTTGAATATCTTTCCTTGCTACGGTTTTCTGAATCTGCCTTTTCATCAGGGGCCGCGGCTTTAGCAGCTCGTTGTACTATTATTGTTGATGTGCCAATGGTACAAGTAGGAATTGTGCCTAATTTACAAGAAACTTTTGCTAATCCAGTCTATTGTAGTACCCAAACTATTACCCGGCCACAAAAAACTAAAACTAAAACCGCTTGGGGAATGGAAACTCTTGCTCAACGTTATCCTGAAGCTATTTTTGTTATCGGTGACTCTCAAACTTGTTTAACATCATTGGTAGAGTTAGTAGAAGAAGAACAGATTAAACCGGCCTTGGTCATTGGAACACCGGCCGGGTTTATTGGGGCGGATGTGGCGAAAGAACGACTTCAAGACTCTCAGATTCCTCATATTACGGTTGATAGTCGTAAAGGGAGTGCGGTGGTTGCTGTGGCTATTGTTAATGGTTTATTAGATTTAGCTTGGCAAGCTTATGGACAGACTGGACGAGGGGTTAATATTTCTTAA
- a CDS encoding TPM domain-containing protein, with the protein MILVTCCISLTSWMIAVPPAWAVNNPELLPEKVTPVVDLANFLPDVQEDSLIKDIKDFEEETGWRLRVLTQYDRSPGRAVINFWGLDDKSILLVADSRGGNLLSFSIGDDVYNLLPRTFWIELQSRFGNMYYVRDNGDNKAIMDSLNTIKGCLVKGGCAVVPGLPKEQWIFTLITSIVGGLVCGFAGIPRKKGQVFAWQWALIMSPLWGILFISFGIGPVVTRTSDWLPLFRNIMGFALGVLVAYLSPLLNQPNTSNT; encoded by the coding sequence ATGATTCTTGTTACCTGTTGTATAAGTCTAACCAGTTGGATGATAGCTGTTCCTCCTGCTTGGGCAGTCAATAATCCTGAACTTTTGCCGGAGAAAGTCACCCCTGTGGTAGATTTAGCGAATTTTCTCCCCGATGTCCAAGAAGACTCTCTCATCAAAGACATCAAAGATTTTGAGGAAGAAACAGGATGGAGATTAAGGGTCTTAACCCAATATGATCGTTCTCCTGGTCGTGCGGTGATCAATTTTTGGGGATTGGACGACAAAAGTATTTTATTAGTGGCGGACTCTCGTGGTGGTAATCTCTTATCCTTTAGTATTGGGGATGATGTCTATAATTTATTACCTCGAACTTTTTGGATTGAACTACAATCTCGTTTTGGCAATATGTATTATGTGCGAGATAATGGGGACAATAAAGCTATTATGGATTCCTTAAACACCATTAAAGGTTGTCTGGTCAAAGGGGGTTGCGCTGTTGTTCCTGGATTACCTAAAGAACAGTGGATTTTTACATTAATCACCTCCATTGTCGGCGGTTTAGTTTGTGGTTTTGCGGGGATTCCTCGTAAAAAAGGCCAAGTTTTTGCTTGGCAATGGGCTTTAATCATGTCACCTCTTTGGGGCATCTTGTTTATCTCTTTTGGTATCGGGCCAGTGGTAACTCGTACTTCTGATTGGTTGCCCTTGTTTCGCAACATAATGGGTTTTGCTTTAGGGGTACTGGTGGCTTATCTTTCTCCTCTACTTAATCAACCAAATACCTCCAATACTTAG
- a CDS encoding DUF948 domain-containing protein: MSDPLFWLGCSLLLVAVSLTAVLIAAVPALQELGRASRSAEKLFDTLRQEFPPTLESIRLTGLEITELTDELDRGVKSASDIVKQVDQSLNNTKQQVNRVQRGTRRVTAGLKAAWETWYGYPYNRRSLGQNLKDES; encoded by the coding sequence GTGAGTGACCCTCTATTTTGGCTTGGATGCTCTTTGCTACTGGTTGCTGTTAGTTTAACTGCTGTATTAATAGCTGCTGTACCTGCGCTGCAAGAATTAGGGCGAGCATCTCGTAGTGCGGAAAAGCTTTTTGATACCCTACGACAAGAATTTCCCCCTACCTTAGAATCTATTCGCTTAACCGGATTAGAAATTACTGAATTAACCGACGAACTTGATCGAGGGGTCAAAAGTGCCTCGGATATTGTTAAACAAGTCGATCAAAGCCTTAATAATACTAAACAACAAGTTAATCGGGTGCAACGGGGAACTCGTCGAGTAACAGCCGGACTTAAAGCTGCTTGGGAGACATGGTATGGCTATCCTTACAATCGACGGAGTTTAGGACAAAACCTAAAAGATGAATCGTGA
- a CDS encoding YtxH domain-containing protein translates to MSKNNNNSTFIVGMVFGGLLGTVAGILMAPRSGKETRQILKKSADALPEIAEDLSTTVQFQADRLSESAQTNWNDTLTRLKETVSAGLEASQREIQETSSPREMTVKSSSSPKPS, encoded by the coding sequence ATGTCTAAAAATAACAATAATAGTACTTTTATAGTAGGAATGGTCTTTGGGGGTCTTCTCGGAACGGTAGCAGGGATCTTGATGGCCCCGCGTTCAGGAAAAGAAACCCGACAGATCTTAAAAAAATCAGCCGATGCACTCCCAGAAATAGCCGAAGATTTATCGACTACCGTGCAGTTTCAAGCTGATCGTTTATCTGAATCGGCCCAGACCAACTGGAATGATACTCTGACCCGACTGAAAGAAACCGTCTCGGCCGGACTTGAAGCCTCTCAAAGAGAGATTCAAGAAACTTCATCCCCTCGTGAGATGACAGTCAAATCCTCGTCCTCCCCAAAACCATCTTGA
- a CDS encoding citrate synthase, whose translation MNACEYIPGLENIPAAKSSISFVDGQDGILEYRGISIQELANKSSFLECAYLLIWDQLPTQSQLEAFESEIRYHRRVKYRIRDMMKCFPETGHPMDALQTSAAALGLFYARRALDDPEYIRQAVVRLLAKIPTMVAAFHQMRRGNDPVQPHDKLDYGANFLYMLTERKPNALAAKVFDVCLTLHAEHTMNASTFSAMVTASTLTDPYAVIASAVGTLAGPLHGGANEEVLVMLEEIGSVEKVSPYIEKRVANKEKIMGFGHRVYKVKDPRATILQGLAEQLFEETGRDEYYEIALELERVVEEKFGQKGIYANVDFYSGLVYRKLGIPTDLFTPIFAIARVAGWLAHWKEQLAVNRIFRPTQVYVGSHNMPYIPIEKRVGAENNEH comes from the coding sequence ATGAATGCATGTGAATATATACCAGGGTTGGAGAATATCCCCGCCGCTAAATCGAGTATTAGTTTTGTTGATGGCCAAGACGGTATATTAGAATATAGGGGCATTTCCATCCAAGAATTAGCCAATAAGAGCAGCTTTCTTGAATGTGCCTATCTATTGATTTGGGATCAACTCCCCACTCAAAGTCAACTAGAAGCCTTTGAATCAGAAATTCGATATCATCGTCGCGTCAAATATCGTATCCGCGACATGATGAAGTGTTTTCCTGAGACGGGACACCCTATGGACGCACTACAAACTTCAGCGGCCGCTTTAGGGTTATTTTACGCCCGTCGGGCTTTAGATGACCCTGAATATATTCGACAAGCAGTTGTCCGCTTATTGGCGAAAATTCCGACCATGGTGGCTGCTTTCCATCAAATGCGTAGGGGAAATGACCCGGTTCAACCCCATGATAAGTTAGACTATGGGGCGAATTTTCTTTATATGCTAACGGAAAGAAAGCCCAATGCTTTAGCCGCTAAAGTGTTTGATGTCTGTTTGACTCTACACGCTGAGCATACGATGAATGCCTCAACCTTTTCGGCCATGGTAACAGCTTCTACTTTAACTGATCCCTATGCGGTGATCGCCTCAGCCGTAGGAACCTTAGCGGGGCCGTTACATGGGGGGGCCAATGAAGAAGTGTTAGTCATGTTAGAAGAAATTGGTTCAGTGGAAAAGGTGAGTCCTTACATCGAAAAACGTGTGGCTAATAAGGAAAAAATCATGGGGTTTGGACACCGGGTTTATAAGGTTAAAGATCCCCGCGCTACCATTCTACAAGGCTTAGCAGAACAGTTATTTGAAGAGACAGGGCGTGATGAATATTATGAAATTGCCCTGGAATTAGAAAGAGTGGTTGAGGAAAAATTCGGTCAGAAAGGGATTTATGCGAATGTAGATTTTTATTCTGGGTTGGTATATCGTAAGTTAGGCATTCCTACTGATTTATTTACGCCAATTTTTGCGATCGCACGGGTAGCCGGATGGTTGGCACATTGGAAAGAACAATTAGCGGTTAACCGTATTTTCCGTCCCACTCAAGTATATGTTGGTTCTCATAATATGCCTTATATTCCTATAGAAAAGCGGGTTGGGGCTGAAAATAACGAACACTGA
- the sixA gene encoding phosphohistidine phosphatase SixA yields MTQIYLIRHGIAVERNEDIKDETRPLTDKGRQKTTEIGQKLGEMGVKFDIILSSPLVRAWETAEILQKAKLSEKISEFAPLAPGGSLQAWVNWWLNSCYNKDEHSLALVGHQPDLGEWAELLIWGSSRDKITVKKAGIIGLTLPQTVTPIGQGELFLLTSPKWLL; encoded by the coding sequence ATGACCCAAATATATCTAATTCGTCACGGAATTGCGGTAGAACGCAACGAAGATATTAAAGATGAAACCCGTCCCTTAACTGACAAAGGACGACAAAAAACCACAGAAATTGGGCAAAAGTTAGGAGAAATGGGAGTCAAATTTGATATAATTTTAAGTAGCCCATTAGTCAGAGCCTGGGAAACCGCCGAAATTTTACAAAAAGCCAAACTAAGCGAAAAAATCAGCGAATTTGCTCCCCTTGCGCCTGGTGGTTCCCTCCAAGCCTGGGTAAATTGGTGGTTAAACTCCTGCTACAATAAAGATGAACATAGCCTAGCCCTAGTCGGTCATCAACCCGATCTCGGTGAGTGGGCAGAATTATTGATTTGGGGCAGTTCTAGAGACAAAATTACGGTTAAAAAAGCAGGAATTATCGGACTAACCCTACCTCAAACAGTCACACCCATTGGTCAAGGGGAATTATTTTTATTAACTTCTCCAAAATGGTTACTCTAA
- a CDS encoding RNA-guided endonuclease InsQ/TnpB family protein, producing MFGCQQVLIKTDKDTKAIIEYLCRESNSLYNCSVYYARQIWFKTGKIVTGFDLTKEMKSNPHFRAGYASSMQQTCLNVGESFKSFKQLLKKSLKGELNQKPNAPKYRKSGGLFTVTYPKKWLKLIDGNVRFPLGNQVKVWFKLTEFLLPFPINLKWESIKEVRIVPRNGCLYAEFVYKQILEYRQIQPVDATKVSQSGLGGFPQEELAVLGIDHGLNNWLTCVSNVETSFIIDGKHLKSINQWYNKQVATLKQGKPKGFWSRTLAHVTEKRNRQMRDAVNKAARIVINHCLINGIGTIVFGWNQGQKNESNMGTKNNQKFVQIPTAKLKERIAQLCEQYGIKFVETEESYTSKASFLDNDELPKYGEKPDGWQSSGKRIKRGLYRSADNWLVNADCNGSANILRKVKAMLKLDLSRVIRGILTMPIRIRFWSKAVPESASL from the coding sequence ATGTTTGGATGCCAGCAAGTTTTAATTAAAACAGACAAAGATACAAAAGCAATTATTGAATATCTATGTCGTGAGTCAAATAGTTTATATAACTGTTCTGTTTATTATGCCCGTCAAATCTGGTTTAAGACGGGGAAGATTGTTACTGGATTTGATTTAACGAAAGAAATGAAATCTAATCCTCACTTTAGGGCTGGATATGCTTCATCAATGCAGCAGACTTGTTTAAATGTCGGTGAATCTTTTAAATCTTTTAAGCAACTGTTAAAAAAATCTCTTAAAGGAGAGTTAAATCAAAAACCTAATGCACCCAAGTACCGTAAAAGTGGAGGATTATTTACTGTTACCTATCCTAAAAAATGGTTAAAGTTAATAGACGGTAACGTAAGGTTTCCACTAGGAAATCAAGTCAAAGTATGGTTTAAACTGACGGAATTCCTTCTTCCTTTTCCTATCAATTTAAAATGGGAGTCAATCAAAGAAGTCAGAATAGTTCCTAGAAATGGTTGTCTTTATGCAGAATTTGTTTATAAACAAATACTTGAATACCGACAAATACAACCCGTTGACGCAACTAAGGTGAGCCAGTCCGGTCTTGGGGGTTTCCCCCAAGAGGAACTGGCGGTGCTAGGGATAGATCACGGATTAAATAATTGGTTAACTTGTGTTTCTAACGTCGAAACCAGCTTTATTATTGATGGAAAACATCTTAAATCGATTAACCAATGGTATAACAAACAAGTAGCGACATTAAAACAAGGGAAACCAAAAGGATTTTGGTCAAGAACTTTAGCTCATGTTACCGAAAAACGTAATCGGCAAATGAGAGATGCCGTTAATAAAGCAGCAAGAATAGTAATCAATCATTGTCTTATTAATGGCATCGGCACTATTGTTTTTGGCTGGAATCAAGGTCAGAAAAACGAGTCAAATATGGGAACAAAAAATAATCAAAAGTTTGTACAAATTCCCACAGCTAAACTTAAAGAAAGAATTGCTCAACTTTGCGAACAATATGGTATTAAGTTTGTTGAGACGGAAGAAAGTTATACCTCAAAAGCTTCTTTTTTAGACAACGATGAGCTACCTAAATATGGTGAAAAACCCGACGGGTGGCAGTCTTCAGGAAAACGAATTAAGCGCGGTTTGTATCGTAGTGCTGATAATTGGTTAGTCAACGCCGATTGTAACGGTAGCGCAAATATTCTAAGAAAAGTAAAGGCAATGCTTAAATTAGATTTGAGTAGAGTTATTAGAGGCATCTTGACAATGCCCATCAGAATTAGATTTTGGTCTAAGGCTGTGCCAGAATCTGCGTCGCTTTAG
- a CDS encoding AI-2E family transporter has translation MNSLFSRSQKILITWLLILVTGWLTVKTLSYIGGLISLILSASLIAFLLNYAVLALKPLFPRPLGAVIVYLGAIFLIGFLAITLLPPVVNQGSQLIIRLPDLLEEGQGQLIDFQAWSKARNLPIDVQFLTSQLLAKIEEQTKAIASTGFGLVVGTVNWFVDLIVLLVISFYMLLDGERIWRGVTSFFSPQIRDVLTRTLEKNLQRFVTGQLLLGLFMATTLTIAFSLLKIPFFLLFAVFIGAMEIIPFIGATLGIGTVTIILAFIDWWLAIQVLGLAIGIQQIKDNLVAPRIMGNLTGLPPVVIFIALLLGAKIGGLLGVILAIPVTGVMKGLTEVLGDPTLPPQTGSLFHNPFSQINNHEINSTFDSESQ, from the coding sequence ATGAATTCTTTATTTTCTCGTTCTCAAAAAATTTTAATTACTTGGTTACTGATTTTAGTGACGGGTTGGTTAACGGTAAAAACTCTTAGTTATATTGGAGGATTAATTAGTTTAATTCTAAGTGCTTCTTTAATTGCTTTTTTACTTAATTATGCTGTCTTAGCGTTAAAACCTTTATTCCCTCGTCCTTTGGGGGCAGTTATCGTCTATTTAGGAGCAATTTTTCTCATTGGTTTCTTAGCCATAACTTTGTTACCTCCTGTGGTTAATCAAGGTAGTCAATTAATTATTCGTTTACCAGATTTACTGGAAGAAGGACAAGGACAATTAATAGATTTTCAAGCCTGGAGTAAGGCACGAAATTTACCGATTGATGTTCAATTTTTGACTTCACAACTATTAGCTAAAATTGAAGAGCAAACAAAGGCTATTGCTTCTACGGGTTTCGGATTAGTCGTTGGTACAGTTAATTGGTTTGTTGATTTAATTGTTCTCTTGGTTATTTCTTTTTATATGTTATTAGATGGAGAAAGAATTTGGAGAGGAGTAACGAGTTTTTTCTCTCCTCAAATTCGAGATGTTTTAACCCGTACTTTAGAGAAAAATTTACAACGGTTTGTTACAGGACAATTATTATTAGGTTTGTTTATGGCTACTACCCTAACAATTGCTTTTAGTCTCTTAAAAATTCCTTTCTTTTTACTATTTGCTGTCTTTATTGGGGCTATGGAAATTATACCTTTTATTGGAGCAACTTTAGGCATTGGAACTGTGACAATTATTTTAGCTTTTATTGATTGGTGGTTAGCGATTCAAGTGTTAGGATTAGCCATCGGAATTCAACAAATTAAAGATAATTTAGTTGCCCCTAGAATCATGGGTAATTTAACGGGACTTCCCCCAGTTGTGATTTTTATTGCCCTTTTACTTGGGGCTAAAATTGGAGGACTTTTAGGGGTAATTTTAGCTATTCCTGTAACGGGTGTTATGAAAGGATTAACAGAAGTTTTAGGTGATCCTACTTTACCACCACAAACAGGTTCTCTTTTTCATAATCCTTTTTCTCAAATTAATAATCATGAGATTAATTCAACTTTTGATAGTGAATCACAATAA